ACCCCCACCCAATATGAGCCCTGAAAGGGCGAAAGCAACTTACACGCCCTGTCTAACGGCAGCCCTCAGAATAAGCGAGGCGACTGAGTGGTACAAGTGGGAGTCTGCATTGCGTACAGGCAGGTGCTCTCAACCCCGCGACCCGTGTATAGTCGTGGGATGCGAACACTGGGTTCGGGTTTAGGGGGAGACATGAAAACTAGAGTGTACGGCGCTGTAGTTGCCTTCGCGACAATATCCGTATTGGCTTTTGCGGCCGACGCGCCGTTTCCGGGCGCGAAGAGCGACTGGAACGGATACGACAAATACGATTTCGAGTGTGCCGAACGTCCTGCCATGGTTGTGGTACCCAAGGAAGCGGCACCAGGAAAGCCGTGGATTTGGCGGGCGCTCTTCTGGGCGCACGAGCCGCAGGTAGACACCGCCCTTCTCGCGAAGGGGTTTCATGTCGTCTATCTCGAAACATCCGACATGTACAGCAGCCCAAAGTCCATGCAGGAATGGGACGCCTTCTACGATTTCCTGACGAAAGAGAAAGGGCTGTCGAAGAAGGTCGCTCTGGAAGGACTGAGCCGCGCCGGACTTATTTGCTACAACTGGACCGCGCTTCATCCCGAGCGAGTCTCGTGCATCTACGCCGATGCTCCGGTGTGCGACATCCGGAGTTGGCCTTCGGGAAAACTCACCAGCCCGGGTAATCCTTCCGCGTGGCAGGATTTGCTAAAGGCCTACGGCTATACCGAGGAACAGGCCTTTGCCCAGTTCAAGAATCCCATTGATGTGCTTGATCCGATTGCTAAGGCGAAGATCCCGGTGTTGCACGTGGTCGGCGATGCCGATACGGACGTTCCCGTTTCGGAGAACACCGCCATCCTGGAAGAACGCTACAAGAAACTAGGCGGCGATATCGCTGTGATTCACAAGCCGGGCGTGGCGCATCATCCCCACAGTCTTGTCGACCCGACGCCGATTGTCGATTTCATACTGAAGCACACTGAGAGCTTTGGAACAAAGTAGACGATCAGGGCTTATCGCCAAACCGCACATTGGGGTCCGCGATGATGCCGTAGAGTTCCGGGCGCCTGTCACGAAGGTGATTGTCGTCGGTGGACGCGTTGAGGTCCACGTCGCACAGAAGCACGCCAGGATTGTCAAAGCGTTTCGCGGCGAGTCCGCCTCGCGGATCGGTAACGAGTCCCACGCTGGGGTGCGCAAACGCGATGAAGCATTGGTTTTCGTACGACTTGGTGCGCATCCAGTATTCGTTGGTCAGGTGATGCATGCCATACGTCGGGTTCAAAATCAGCCGCGCCCCTTGAAGCCGCAACGTTCGCGCGGTCTCGGGCCACCGCCGGTCCGCGCAGATCATGATGCCTACCGTTCCCCAACGCGTCTGCCAGACAGGTAGCGATTCCCCCTGTGCGAACTGAAGGTCGTGCGTTTGTAGATGGGTCTTGTGGTATACGCCGATCAGCTTGCCTGCGTCATCCCAAAGCCCGGCGGAGTTGTAGATCTTCCCGTTCTCGAGTGACGTGAACCCAAAACAGATGTACGTCTTCCGTTTGCGCGCTTCTTCGGCGACGCGCTGAAGGTAGGTGCTTGACGACAGGTCCTGCGCGACAGTTCGCAGGCGTTCCGGTGAAGACGCCGGGTCCGCCGCCGCATAACCATCCAGCCAGCACTCCGGCGTGATGAAGATATCCGCGTCTTTCGCCTCGTCCAGCTGTTTAAGGAAGGTTCCGAAGTTCGATTCCAAGTCCCATTTC
The Candidatus Hydrogenedentota bacterium DNA segment above includes these coding regions:
- a CDS encoding prolyl oligopeptidase family serine peptidase; protein product: MKTRVYGAVVAFATISVLAFAADAPFPGAKSDWNGYDKYDFECAERPAMVVVPKEAAPGKPWIWRALFWAHEPQVDTALLAKGFHVVYLETSDMYSSPKSMQEWDAFYDFLTKEKGLSKKVALEGLSRAGLICYNWTALHPERVSCIYADAPVCDIRSWPSGKLTSPGNPSAWQDLLKAYGYTEEQAFAQFKNPIDVLDPIAKAKIPVLHVVGDADTDVPVSENTAILEERYKKLGGDIAVIHKPGVAHHPHSLVDPTPIVDFILKHTESFGTK